The following are from one region of the Klebsiella aerogenes genome:
- a CDS encoding sensor histidine kinase, with translation MKVSFQFKLFVSLVAFFSILFALLGVYYYLDASRQLYQEMSARARIQAEEIALMPDLRQQVSQHDPQAIGAFMKQIAAHSDASFIVIGNDKGIHLFHSVHPEWVGTRLVGGDNQAVLEGKTITTIRKGGLGVSLRSKTPIIDGQGRVIGIVSVGYLTSYLDSITVQKVVNIFVAAILLLIALFIFSWYFTRSIKKQIFSLEPREIGLLVRQQKAMMESIFEGVIVIDSQRRIEVINHAARSLLGLKQPAHMLRGKSIDSVIAPQPFFASGAMLENDTHDELCRFNQLTVLASRVRIMLENSLQGWVITFRDRDEINALTAQLSQVKRYVDNLRIMRHEQLNRMTTLSGLLHMGHYDDAIRYIQAQSEHAQELLDFISSRFRSPTLCGLLLGKATRAYEKGVELSFDPACCFDRPLPSLMESELISIIGNLLDNAIEATQRAELPHEPVEVLIQLNARELMIEVADRGVGIRPDIRERIFERGMTTKTRGDHGIGLYLIEHYVTQAGGTIEVADNAPRGTIFTLFIPADTPAHPPLEANDAS, from the coding sequence ATGAAAGTTTCATTTCAATTTAAGCTGTTTGTCTCACTGGTGGCGTTTTTCTCCATCTTATTTGCCCTGCTGGGCGTCTATTATTATCTCGACGCCAGCCGCCAGCTCTATCAGGAAATGAGCGCCCGAGCGAGAATTCAGGCCGAAGAGATCGCGCTGATGCCCGATTTGCGCCAGCAGGTGAGCCAGCATGACCCACAGGCGATCGGCGCTTTCATGAAACAAATCGCCGCCCATAGCGACGCCAGTTTCATCGTTATCGGCAATGATAAAGGTATCCACCTGTTTCATTCCGTGCACCCTGAATGGGTTGGTACGCGACTGGTTGGCGGCGATAACCAGGCGGTGCTGGAAGGTAAGACCATCACCACTATCCGCAAAGGCGGCCTGGGCGTCTCGCTACGCAGTAAAACACCGATTATCGACGGCCAAGGACGGGTGATCGGCATCGTCTCCGTCGGCTACCTGACCAGCTATCTCGACAGCATCACCGTGCAAAAGGTGGTGAATATTTTTGTTGCCGCCATCCTGCTGCTAATCGCCCTGTTTATCTTCTCCTGGTACTTTACCCGCAGTATCAAAAAGCAGATATTTTCGCTGGAACCACGAGAGATAGGCCTGCTGGTCCGCCAGCAAAAAGCGATGATGGAATCTATTTTCGAGGGGGTTATCGTTATCGACAGCCAGCGGCGGATTGAAGTCATCAACCACGCCGCCCGTAGCCTGCTGGGGCTTAAACAACCCGCCCATATGCTGCGCGGCAAATCGATTGATAGCGTGATCGCACCGCAGCCGTTCTTCGCCAGCGGCGCGATGCTGGAGAACGATACCCATGACGAACTCTGCCGTTTCAACCAGTTGACGGTGCTCGCCAGCCGGGTGCGCATCATGCTGGAAAATTCACTACAGGGCTGGGTGATCACCTTCCGCGACCGCGATGAAATCAACGCCCTCACCGCTCAACTCAGCCAGGTGAAGCGCTACGTCGATAACCTGCGCATTATGCGCCACGAGCAGCTCAACCGCATGACGACCCTCTCCGGCCTGCTGCATATGGGTCACTACGACGACGCCATTCGCTATATTCAGGCACAGTCGGAACATGCCCAGGAACTACTGGATTTCATCTCTTCACGCTTCCGCTCGCCAACGCTGTGCGGCCTGCTGCTCGGCAAAGCCACCCGCGCCTACGAAAAAGGCGTCGAACTCAGCTTTGACCCGGCCTGCTGCTTTGACCGCCCGCTGCCGTCGCTAATGGAGTCCGAACTTATCTCCATCATCGGCAACCTACTGGATAACGCCATCGAAGCCACCCAACGCGCCGAGCTGCCGCACGAGCCGGTCGAAGTGCTGATTCAGCTCAACGCTCGCGAGCTGATGATTGAGGTTGCCGACCGCGGCGTCGGCATCCGCCCGGATATCCGCGAACGCATCTTTGAACGTGGGATGACCACTAAAACGCGTGGCGATCACGGCATTGGGCTGTATCTTATTGAACATTATGTCACTCAGGCTGGCGGCACGATTGAAGTCGCCGATAACGCGCCGCGCGGAACGATATTCACTCTGTTTATTCCCGCCGATACGCCAGCCCATCCGCCACTGGAGGCCAACGATGCATCATGA
- a CDS encoding response regulator: MHHDLVDVLIIEDENELARLHAELIQKHPRMRLAGMAASLSQARQMLNAKPPQLVLLDNYLPDGKGVTLMTDPVLANANCSVIFITAASDMETCSLAIRNGAFDYILKPVSWKRLSQSLERFIQFYDQQREWKIVDQQNVDSLYQLQAKNFRADTGSKGIEEKTLALVQNLFHGREAHCFSVDEVVSETGLSKTTARRYLEHCVEVSFLEVEMLYGKIGHPRRMYRRASGAS, encoded by the coding sequence ATGCATCATGACCTGGTCGATGTTCTGATCATCGAAGATGAAAACGAGCTGGCCCGCCTGCACGCCGAGCTCATTCAGAAACACCCGCGCATGCGGCTGGCAGGCATGGCCGCGTCGCTGTCCCAGGCGCGGCAGATGCTCAACGCCAAACCGCCGCAATTGGTCCTGCTGGATAACTATTTGCCGGATGGCAAAGGGGTCACGCTGATGACCGACCCGGTTCTGGCCAATGCCAACTGCTCGGTGATTTTCATCACCGCCGCCAGCGATATGGAAACCTGCAGCCTGGCGATCCGCAATGGCGCTTTCGACTATATCCTTAAGCCGGTCTCCTGGAAGCGTCTGAGCCAGTCGCTGGAACGTTTTATTCAGTTTTACGACCAGCAGCGCGAATGGAAAATCGTCGACCAGCAAAACGTTGATTCCCTGTATCAACTGCAGGCGAAAAATTTCCGTGCCGATACCGGCAGTAAAGGCATCGAAGAAAAGACGCTGGCGCTGGTGCAAAATCTGTTTCACGGCCGCGAAGCGCATTGTTTTTCGGTTGACGAAGTGGTGAGCGAAACGGGGCTCAGCAAAACGACCGCCCGCCGTTATCTGGAGCACTGCGTAGAAGTGAGTTTTCTGGAGGTGGAAATGCTGTACGGCAAGATTGGCCATCCGCGGCGAATGTATCGCCGGGCAAGCGGCGCGAGCTGA
- the djlA gene encoding co-chaperone DjlA, translating into MQYLGKVIGVAVALLMGGGFWGVVLGLLVGHMFDRARSRRLNLFANQQERQSLFFSTTFEVMGHLTKSKGRVTEADIHVANVLMDRMNLHGESRTAAQQAFRAGKADNYPLREKMRQLRSACFGRFDLIRMFLEIQLQAAFADGELHPNEREVLFVIADELGISRAQFDQFLRMMQGGAQFGGGSQQQSYGQRGGHAGWQQAQRGPTLEDACNVLGVKPTDDATTVKRAYRKLMSEHHPDKLVAKGLPPEMMEMAKQKAQEIQKAWELIKEQRGF; encoded by the coding sequence ATGCAGTATTTGGGTAAAGTGATTGGGGTTGCGGTCGCATTATTGATGGGCGGCGGCTTTTGGGGCGTGGTGCTGGGCTTACTGGTGGGGCATATGTTTGACCGCGCCCGTAGCCGTCGACTGAATTTATTTGCCAACCAGCAGGAACGGCAGTCGCTGTTCTTTTCCACCACTTTTGAAGTGATGGGGCATCTGACCAAATCCAAAGGGCGCGTGACGGAAGCCGATATTCACGTGGCTAACGTGCTGATGGACCGTATGAACCTGCACGGCGAGTCGCGCACCGCGGCGCAGCAGGCTTTTCGCGCCGGTAAGGCCGATAATTATCCGCTGCGCGAGAAAATGCGTCAGCTGCGTAGCGCATGTTTCGGTCGTTTCGATTTAATTAGGATGTTTCTGGAAATTCAGCTCCAGGCGGCTTTCGCTGACGGCGAATTACATCCTAATGAACGTGAAGTGCTGTTTGTTATTGCCGACGAGCTCGGCATCTCCCGCGCCCAGTTTGATCAGTTCCTGCGCATGATGCAGGGCGGCGCGCAGTTCGGCGGCGGCTCGCAGCAACAATCTTATGGCCAGCGCGGCGGTCATGCCGGATGGCAGCAGGCGCAACGTGGGCCGACGCTTGAGGATGCCTGCAACGTGCTCGGCGTGAAGCCGACCGATGATGCGACAACCGTAAAACGCGCTTACCGCAAGTTAATGAGCGAGCATCACCCGGATAAACTGGTCGCGAAAGGGCTGCCGCCGGAGATGATGGAAATGGCGAAACAGAAAGCGCAGGAAATCCAGAAGGCCTGGGAACTTATCAAAGAGCAGCGCGGCTTCTAA
- the lptD gene encoding LPS assembly protein LptD, translating to MKKRIPSLLATMIASALYSQQGMAADLATQCMLGVPSYNRPLVEGKSNDQPVTINADHAKGNYPDNAVFTGNVDINQGNSRLQADEVQLHQQQPTGQPQPVRTVDALGNVHYDDNQVILKGPKGWSNLNTKDTNVWQGDYQMVGRQGRGTADLMKQRGENRYTILENGSFTSCLPGSDTWSVVGSEVIHDREEQVAEIWNARFKLGSVPIFYSPYLQLPVGDKRRSGFLIPNAKYSTKNGVEFSLPYYWNIAPNFDATITPHYMNKRGGVMWENEFRYLTKAGTGVFEFDYLPSDKVYEDDHSNDSNSRRWLFYWNHFGVIDQVWRLNADYTKVSDPDYFNDFSSKYGSSTDGYATQKFSAGYVVQNFDATVSTKQFQVFDRSSSNSYAAQPQLDVNFYQNDVGPFDTHLYAQAVHFINTNGDMPEATRLHVEPTINLPLSNGWGSINTEAKLLATHYQQSNVDEYRAYAQRQYNNNPTSDNQYALNSANALRDSVNRVMPQFKIDGKMVFERNMQEGYTQTLEPRMQYLYIPYRDQSSIGVYDSTLLQSDYSGLFRDRSYSGLDRIASANQVTTGLTSRVYDDAAVERFNISVGQIYYFTESRTGADNINWENNDTTGSLVWAGDTYWRISDDWGLRGGIQYDTRLDNVATGSGTIEYRRDENRLVQLNYRYASPEYIQATLPSYSTSQQYKEGISQVGMTASWPIVDRWSVVGAYYFDTNTKKAANQMLGVQYNSCCYAIRLGYERKINGWDTNNGGESKYDNTFGINIELRGLSSNYGLGTQQMLRSNILPYQSSL from the coding sequence ATGAAAAAACGTATTCCCAGCCTCCTGGCCACCATGATCGCCAGCGCCTTGTATAGCCAACAGGGCATGGCCGCCGATCTCGCCACGCAATGTATGCTTGGCGTACCAAGCTATAATCGTCCCCTCGTTGAAGGGAAGTCCAACGATCAGCCGGTGACGATTAACGCCGATCATGCGAAAGGCAACTATCCTGATAACGCCGTATTTACCGGCAATGTTGATATTAATCAGGGGAACAGCCGCCTGCAGGCTGACGAGGTTCAGCTACATCAGCAGCAACCGACGGGGCAACCGCAGCCGGTGCGCACCGTTGACGCACTAGGCAATGTGCATTACGACGACAACCAGGTCATCCTGAAGGGGCCGAAAGGCTGGTCGAACCTGAATACCAAGGATACCAACGTCTGGCAGGGTGACTACCAGATGGTGGGTCGCCAGGGGCGCGGCACCGCCGACTTGATGAAACAGCGCGGCGAAAACCGCTATACCATTCTGGAAAACGGCAGCTTTACCTCCTGCCTGCCGGGTTCTGACACCTGGAGCGTCGTCGGCAGCGAAGTGATCCACGACCGCGAAGAGCAGGTTGCCGAAATCTGGAACGCGCGCTTTAAGCTCGGTTCGGTACCAATTTTCTACAGCCCGTATCTGCAGCTGCCGGTTGGCGATAAGCGCCGTTCCGGCTTCCTGATCCCTAACGCCAAATACAGCACCAAAAACGGCGTAGAGTTCTCGCTGCCTTATTACTGGAACATCGCGCCGAACTTCGATGCCACCATCACCCCGCACTATATGAATAAGCGTGGCGGCGTGATGTGGGAAAACGAATTCCGTTACCTGACGAAGGCCGGTACCGGTGTGTTCGAATTCGACTACCTGCCGTCCGATAAAGTCTACGAAGACGACCACTCCAACGACAGCAACAGCCGCCGCTGGCTGTTCTACTGGAATCACTTTGGCGTGATCGATCAGGTCTGGCGCCTGAACGCTGACTACACCAAAGTCAGCGACCCGGACTACTTTAACGACTTCAGCTCCAAATACGGTTCCAGTACCGACGGTTATGCGACGCAGAAATTCAGCGCCGGCTACGTGGTGCAGAACTTCGATGCGACCGTGTCGACCAAACAGTTCCAGGTCTTCGATCGTAGCTCAAGCAACTCCTATGCGGCCCAACCGCAGCTGGACGTTAACTTCTACCAGAATGACGTCGGCCCGTTCGATACGCATCTCTATGCTCAGGCCGTGCATTTCATTAACACCAACGGCGATATGCCGGAAGCGACGCGTCTGCACGTTGAGCCGACGATCAACCTGCCGTTATCTAACGGCTGGGGAAGCATCAACACCGAGGCTAAGCTGCTGGCGACGCACTACCAGCAGAGCAATGTCGATGAATACCGCGCTTACGCGCAGCGTCAATATAACAATAATCCGACCAGCGATAATCAGTACGCCCTTAACTCAGCGAATGCGTTAAGAGACTCTGTTAACCGCGTGATGCCGCAATTCAAAATCGACGGCAAAATGGTCTTCGAGCGCAATATGCAGGAAGGGTATACCCAGACCCTGGAACCGCGCATGCAGTACCTGTACATCCCGTATCGCGACCAGAGCAGCATCGGCGTTTACGACTCGACTCTGCTGCAGTCTGACTATAGCGGCCTGTTCCGCGACCGCTCGTACAGCGGCCTTGACCGTATCGCATCGGCAAACCAGGTGACTACCGGCCTCACATCTCGCGTTTATGATGATGCGGCGGTTGAACGTTTTAATATTTCCGTTGGTCAAATCTACTATTTCACCGAGTCTCGTACCGGTGCGGACAACATCAACTGGGAGAATAACGACACAACGGGTTCACTGGTATGGGCCGGCGATACTTACTGGCGCATCTCCGATGACTGGGGTTTACGCGGGGGAATTCAGTACGATACACGTCTGGATAACGTCGCGACCGGCAGCGGAACCATTGAATACCGCCGCGACGAAAACCGCTTAGTACAACTGAATTACCGTTATGCGAGTCCGGAATACATTCAGGCGACGCTGCCTTCGTATTCCACCTCTCAGCAGTATAAAGAGGGTATTTCTCAGGTGGGTATGACCGCAAGCTGGCCGATTGTCGATCGTTGGTCGGTGGTCGGCGCGTACTACTTCGATACCAATACCAAAAAAGCGGCTAACCAGATGTTAGGGGTGCAGTACAACTCTTGCTGCTACGCTATCCGCCTTGGCTACGAACGTAAGATCAACGGCTGGGATACCAACAACGGCGGCGAGAGCAAATACGACAACACCTTCGGTATCAACATCGAACTGCGTGGTCTGAGCTCCAACTACGGTCTCGGCACCCAGCAGATGCTGCGTTCGAACATTTTGCCGTACCAGAGCTCCCTGTAA
- the surA gene encoding peptidylprolyl isomerase SurA: protein MKNWKTLLLGIAMIANTSFAAPQVVDKVAAVVNNGVVLESDVDGLMQSVKLNAGQAGQQLPDDATLRHQILERLIMDQIVLQMGQKMGVKVSDDQLDQAIANIAKQNNMSMDQMRSRLAYEGINYNTYRNQIRKEMLISEVRNNEVRRRVTVLPQEVEALAKQIGNQNDASTELNLSHILIALPENPSSDQVAAAEEQAKSIVEQARSGANFGKLAITYSADQQALKGGQMGWGRIQELPGIFAQALSTAKKGDIVGPIRSGVGFHILKVNDMRGGSQNISVTEVHARHILLKPSPIMNDAQAQAKLEQIAADIKSGKTTFDKAAKEFSQDPGSANQGGDLGWATPDIFDPAFRDALMRLNKGQTSAPVHSSFGWHLIQLMDTRNVDRTDAAQKDRAYRMLMNRKFSEEAATWMQEQRASAYVKILSN from the coding sequence ATGAAGAACTGGAAAACGCTGCTTCTCGGTATCGCCATGATCGCGAATACCAGTTTCGCCGCCCCGCAGGTGGTCGATAAAGTAGCGGCTGTCGTCAATAATGGCGTTGTTCTGGAAAGCGACGTCGATGGTCTGATGCAGTCGGTGAAGCTCAACGCCGGTCAGGCGGGACAGCAGCTGCCGGATGACGCCACCCTGCGTCATCAGATCCTCGAAAGATTGATCATGGACCAGATCGTTTTGCAGATGGGTCAGAAAATGGGCGTGAAAGTCAGCGACGATCAGCTCGACCAGGCGATTGCCAACATCGCTAAGCAGAACAACATGAGCATGGATCAGATGCGCAGCCGTCTGGCTTACGAAGGTATTAACTACAACACCTACCGTAACCAGATCCGCAAAGAGATGCTGATTTCTGAAGTGCGTAACAACGAAGTGCGCCGCCGCGTTACCGTGCTGCCGCAGGAAGTTGAAGCGCTGGCCAAACAGATTGGCAATCAGAATGATGCCAGCACCGAGCTGAACCTGAGCCACATCCTGATTGCGCTGCCGGAAAACCCGTCCTCCGATCAGGTGGCGGCGGCAGAAGAGCAGGCGAAGTCCATCGTCGAACAGGCCCGTAGCGGCGCTAACTTCGGCAAACTGGCTATCACCTACTCCGCTGACCAACAGGCGCTGAAAGGCGGCCAGATGGGCTGGGGCCGTATTCAGGAGCTGCCAGGCATCTTCGCTCAGGCGTTAAGCACCGCGAAGAAAGGCGACATTGTCGGCCCGATTCGTTCCGGCGTCGGCTTCCATATCCTGAAAGTTAACGATATGCGCGGCGGCAGCCAGAACATCTCCGTGACTGAAGTCCATGCCCGTCACATTCTGCTGAAGCCGTCGCCGATCATGAACGACGCGCAGGCGCAGGCGAAGCTGGAGCAGATTGCGGCTGACATTAAGAGCGGCAAGACCACTTTCGATAAAGCAGCGAAAGAGTTTTCTCAGGATCCCGGTTCCGCCAACCAGGGCGGCGACTTAGGCTGGGCAACGCCTGATATCTTCGATCCGGCATTCCGCGATGCGCTGATGCGCCTGAACAAGGGCCAGACCAGTGCGCCGGTACACTCCTCCTTCGGCTGGCACCTGATTCAACTGATGGATACCCGCAACGTCGACAGAACCGACGCGGCGCAGAAAGACCGTGCCTACCGCATGCTGATGAACCGCAAATTCTCTGAAGAAGCGGCCACCTGGATGCAGGAACAGCGCGCCAGCGCCTACGTGAAAATTCTGAGCAACTAA
- the pdxA gene encoding 4-hydroxythreonine-4-phosphate dehydrogenase PdxA has protein sequence MQRVVITPGEPAGIGPDLVAELAQRDWPVELVICADGALLTDRARQLGLPLSLLPYDPSCPPQPQRAGTLTLLPVALHAPVQPGILNVDNGAYVVETLARACDGCLNGEFAALITGPVHKGNINDAGIAFTGHTEFFEARAHASKVVMMLATEELRVALATTHLPLKAISEAITPELLREVITILDDDLRHKFGIAQPHVLVCGLNPHAGEGGHMGTEEIDTIIPVLEEMRAKGMNLSGPLPADTLFQPKYLDNADAVLAMYHDQGLPVLKYQGFGRGVNITLGLPFIRTSVDHGTALELAGQGKADVGSFITALNLAIKMIVNTQ, from the coding sequence ATGCAACGTGTTGTTATCACTCCCGGCGAACCCGCGGGGATTGGTCCTGACCTTGTCGCCGAGCTTGCGCAGCGCGACTGGCCGGTTGAGCTGGTGATTTGCGCCGATGGCGCCCTGTTAACGGACCGAGCCCGCCAGCTCGGTCTTCCTTTATCGCTCCTTCCCTACGATCCGTCATGCCCACCGCAGCCACAGCGGGCAGGCACTCTGACTCTCCTTCCCGTCGCCCTCCACGCGCCCGTACAACCCGGCATACTGAATGTGGACAACGGCGCCTACGTGGTAGAGACCCTGGCGCGTGCCTGCGACGGCTGCCTGAATGGCGAATTCGCGGCGCTGATTACCGGGCCGGTGCATAAAGGCAATATCAACGATGCGGGCATCGCCTTCACCGGCCATACCGAGTTCTTTGAAGCGCGCGCGCATGCCAGCAAAGTGGTGATGATGCTGGCTACCGAAGAGCTGAGGGTGGCGCTGGCGACGACCCATCTACCGCTGAAAGCGATAAGCGAAGCAATAACGCCAGAGCTGCTGCGCGAAGTGATCACCATCCTGGATGACGATCTGCGGCATAAATTCGGTATCGCCCAGCCTCATGTGCTGGTGTGTGGCCTGAACCCCCACGCTGGCGAAGGCGGCCACATGGGAACGGAAGAGATAGATACCATTATTCCGGTGCTGGAAGAAATGCGCGCGAAGGGCATGAATCTCAGCGGCCCGCTGCCTGCGGATACTCTTTTTCAGCCAAAATATCTCGATAATGCCGATGCAGTGCTCGCGATGTACCACGATCAGGGCCTGCCCGTGCTAAAATACCAGGGCTTTGGCCGTGGCGTGAATATTACGCTCGGTTTACCTTTTATTCGTACCTCCGTCGACCACGGTACCGCGCTGGAATTAGCCGGTCAGGGGAAGGCGGACGTCGGCAGTTTTATCACGGCGCTTAATCTCGCCATCAAAATGATTGTTAATACCCAATGA
- the rsmA gene encoding 16S rRNA (adenine(1518)-N(6)/adenine(1519)-N(6))-dimethyltransferase RsmA, with protein MNNRVHQGHLARKRFGQNFLNDQFVIDSIVSAINPQKGQAMVEIGPGLAALTEPVGERLDQLTVIELDRDLAARLQTHPFLGPKLTIYQQDAMTMNFGELSEKMGQPLRVFGNLPYNISTPLMFHLFSYTDAIADMHFMLQKEVVNRLVAGPNSKAYGRLSVMAQYYCQVIPVLEVPPTAFTPPPKVDSAVVRLVPHSTMPYPVKDIRVLSRITTEAFNQRRKTIRNSLGNLFSVEVLTELGIDPAVRAENISVEQYCKMANWLSNHLPSKES; from the coding sequence ATGAATAATCGAGTCCATCAGGGCCATTTAGCCCGTAAACGCTTCGGGCAAAACTTTCTCAACGATCAGTTCGTGATCGACAGCATTGTCTCGGCCATCAATCCACAAAAAGGTCAGGCGATGGTCGAAATCGGCCCAGGTCTCGCCGCGTTGACCGAGCCGGTCGGCGAACGCCTCGACCAGTTGACCGTTATCGAGCTGGACCGCGATCTGGCGGCCCGTCTGCAAACACATCCGTTCCTCGGGCCGAAACTGACGATTTATCAGCAAGATGCGATGACCATGAACTTCGGCGAACTGTCGGAGAAAATGGGCCAGCCGCTGCGCGTTTTCGGCAACCTGCCGTACAACATCTCTACGCCGCTGATGTTCCACCTGTTCAGCTATACTGATGCCATTGCCGATATGCACTTTATGCTGCAGAAGGAAGTGGTTAATCGTCTGGTTGCCGGGCCGAACAGTAAGGCGTATGGTCGACTAAGCGTCATGGCGCAGTACTACTGCCAGGTGATCCCGGTACTTGAAGTACCGCCGACCGCCTTTACGCCGCCGCCAAAAGTGGATTCCGCCGTCGTTCGCCTGGTGCCACACAGCACCATGCCGTATCCGGTGAAGGATATCCGCGTACTGAGCCGCATCACCACTGAAGCCTTCAACCAGCGCCGCAAAACTATTCGCAATAGTCTCGGCAACCTGTTTAGCGTTGAAGTGCTGACGGAGCTGGGCATCGACCCGGCCGTGCGTGCGGAAAATATTTCTGTCGAGCAGTACTGTAAGATGGCCAACTGGTTATCCAACCATCTGCCTTCGAAGGAGAGCTAA
- the apaG gene encoding Co2+/Mg2+ efflux protein ApaG → MINSPRVCVQVQSVYIESQSSPEEERYVFAYTVTIRNLGRSQVQLLGRYWLITNGHGRETEVQGEGVVGEQPHIPAGEEYQYTSGAVIETPLGTMQGHYEMIDINGVPFHIEIPVFRLAVPTLIH, encoded by the coding sequence ATGATTAATTCGCCTCGTGTTTGCGTTCAGGTGCAAAGCGTCTATATCGAATCGCAATCTTCCCCGGAAGAGGAGCGCTACGTCTTCGCTTACACCGTTACCATTCGCAACCTGGGGCGGAGTCAGGTTCAGCTTCTCGGCCGCTACTGGCTAATCACCAATGGTCACGGTCGCGAGACGGAAGTCCAGGGTGAAGGGGTGGTCGGCGAACAGCCGCACATCCCTGCCGGCGAAGAGTATCAATACACCAGCGGCGCAGTTATCGAAACGCCGCTGGGCACCATGCAGGGTCATTATGAGATGATCGATATTAACGGCGTGCCGTTCCATATCGAGATCCCTGTCTTCCGTCTCGCAGTCCCAACGCTCATACATTAA
- the apaH gene encoding bis(5'-nucleosyl)-tetraphosphatase (symmetrical) ApaH, which yields MATYLIGDVHGCYDELIALLEQVEFNPDTDTLWLTGDLVARGPGSLEVLRFVKMLGDSVRIVLGNHDLHLLAVFAGISRNKPKDRLTPLLEAPDADELLNWLRRQPLMQIDEEKKLVMAHAGITPQWDLDTAKQCARDVEAVLASDSYPFFLDAMYGDMPNHWSTELSGLARLRFITNAFTRMRYCFPNGQLDMYSKEAPEDAPAPLKPWFAIPGPVSREYSIVFGHWASLEGRGTPEGIYGLDTGCCWGGDLTCLRWEDKTYFTQRSNRQKSLDEGEAVAS from the coding sequence ATGGCTACATACCTTATTGGCGACGTCCACGGTTGCTACGATGAACTGATCGCATTATTGGAGCAGGTGGAGTTTAATCCTGATACGGATACGCTGTGGCTCACCGGCGATCTGGTCGCACGCGGCCCGGGTTCTCTGGAAGTGCTGCGCTTCGTTAAAATGCTTGGCGATAGCGTACGCATCGTGCTGGGCAATCATGACCTGCACCTGCTGGCGGTGTTTGCGGGGATCAGCCGCAACAAGCCGAAAGATCGTCTGACGCCACTGCTGGAAGCGCCGGACGCCGATGAGCTCCTCAACTGGCTGCGTCGCCAGCCGCTGATGCAGATCGACGAAGAGAAAAAACTGGTGATGGCTCATGCCGGCATCACGCCGCAGTGGGATTTAGACACCGCCAAACAGTGCGCGCGCGATGTTGAAGCCGTGCTGGCCAGCGACTCCTATCCGTTCTTCCTCGACGCGATGTACGGCGATATGCCGAACCACTGGAGCACTGAGCTCAGCGGTCTGGCGCGCCTGCGCTTTATCACCAACGCCTTCACCCGCATGCGCTACTGCTTCCCGAACGGCCAGTTGGATATGTACAGTAAAGAGGCGCCGGAAGACGCGCCTGCGCCGCTTAAACCCTGGTTCGCCATTCCCGGTCCGGTCTCACGCGAGTACAGCATCGTATTTGGTCACTGGGCGTCGCTGGAAGGTCGCGGCACGCCGGAAGGGATTTACGGGCTGGATACCGGTTGCTGCTGGGGCGGCGATCTCACCTGTCTGCGCTGGGAAGATAAAACATATTTTACCCAACGCTCGAACCGGCAGAAAAGCCTCGACGAGGGCGAAGCGGTCGCCTCCTGA
- the folA gene encoding type 3 dihydrofolate reductase yields MISLIAALAVDRVIGMENAMPWDLPADLAWFKRNTLNKPVVMGRLTWESIGRPLPGRKNIVISSKPGSDDRVQWVKSVEEAVAACGDVEEIMVIGGGRVYEQFLPKAHKLYLTHIDAEVEGDTHFPDYDPDEWESVFSEFHDADAQNSHSYCFEILERR; encoded by the coding sequence ATGATTAGTCTGATTGCGGCGTTAGCTGTAGATCGCGTTATTGGCATGGAAAACGCCATGCCATGGGACTTGCCTGCCGATCTCGCCTGGTTTAAACGTAACACCTTAAACAAGCCTGTCGTGATGGGGCGTCTGACCTGGGAATCCATTGGTCGCCCGTTGCCAGGACGTAAAAATATCGTGATCAGCAGCAAGCCGGGCAGCGACGATCGCGTGCAGTGGGTGAAGTCTGTTGAGGAAGCGGTTGCCGCCTGCGGCGACGTGGAAGAAATTATGGTTATCGGCGGCGGCCGCGTTTACGAGCAGTTCCTGCCGAAAGCGCATAAGCTGTATTTGACCCATATCGACGCGGAAGTGGAAGGCGATACCCATTTCCCGGATTACGATCCGGACGAGTGGGAATCCGTGTTCAGCGAGTTTCACGATGCTGACGCGCAGAACTCGCATAGCTACTGCTTCGAGATCCTCGAACGCCGTTAA